DNA sequence from the Dunckerocampus dactyliophorus isolate RoL2022-P2 chromosome 4, RoL_Ddac_1.1, whole genome shotgun sequence genome:
GGGAGGTGGGAACTCTTCCACCTTATGTTCCCCAACCAGGGCGCAATAAATGGTAtcaccaaaataaaacatggcctcataaaatgaaaccattaccattatgcAACACCTCGGTGACAGAATGGAACACGAAGACTCAACacgatcacatgtttttattacattctaataatattcaacaaaacatttttaactaCTGGAACAACATGTTCATACTTAAGCCATTTCAACATGCATGGATGGACCTTTTTCATAAACGCCTCGTGTTCTAGAGCTGTATCTGGTAAGCATGTGTCCCTGCGACGGAAAAAAAGGCTGCCAGAAGAGAAAGGAGACACAGGAGCGGGAAAGAAATGAGAAAAGTAGGCGTGACTGAAGGAGATTGTGGGAATGCACCACCTTATTTTGTGCAGAAACTCCCACAGGACCAAAGGTTTGTTTGAAACGCCACGTGTGACATCGCGCTTCTGTGACGTGACAGTCTTTCAGCGCAAGCCGGACAGGGAACCCTTTATTCTCCGTCGGGTGTCCACGTCTGCACTGTCAAACTTTTTTGATAAGAAGAACTGTGACCACAAAGCGTGCAACGGACAGGGTGttcctctgtgtgtgttctcatgtgcgaCGCCATATTCACCCTTGCAAcaaatcttttaccacaaaccgaGCAAACAAAAGCTCTTTCTCCCGTGTGACTCAGAATGTGTCGAGTCAAATAGCACTTGAAGGAAAAGCTTTCAGCACAAAGCGAGCAGGCCAAACGCTTTCTACCCGTCTTCCGTTTGGagcattcagagtgtttgttggGAGTCCTCGTGTCCCCTTCACGCTCTGCATGATGACTCAAAGGTCCTCGGAGGTTGTCCTTGTCTTCGCATGACGTCATGTTGTCACCTCTGGTGTCCTCACCcggactgtgatgaagctgtgaggactcgcctggtttgtcttcatgctcttcagtcttcacagtcAGAGGCAACTTGATGAGATCTTGGTGATACTCTACCTCCTGAGTGATCCAGAGGTCCTCCCCTTCCTCTTTGACGCGGGGGAGCTCCGCATCTTCCTGCCTCCATGTGGAGCCCCCCCCTTGCGGCTGAGGGTGAAGTTCCTCTTCACAATCAATCATCTGCTGGAAGTCTGAAGGACACGACCAACGTGAGGGATCGGGTGGTTTGTCTCCACGCTCttcggtcttcacagagacGACCGTCAGTGGCAACTTgctgagatcagcctcctctgcCTCCTGAGTGATCCAGAGTTCCTCCCCTTCCTCTTTGATGTGGGGCGGCTGGGGATCATCCTGCTTCAACATGGAGCTCCCCGCCTGTGGCTCAGGGGGAGGTTCTTTTGgatgaccaatcagctgctggacgtctgcaggacacaaacacactttggtCAAAGTACACCATGAGACGGTTTGGGAGAAATCTGAAAGTAGGCCATCATTTTTCTTAATTGTCTTCCATTTATGATGTGATAAAACTACAGTATACTGAGTTGTTGACATGACGTCTCTCTTTGAAATGTTAGGAATGGAAGATTTTTGTGAGTATTTTAGTGATCCTGCACAATAACAAGTCGTGCTGGCTCATGACTGTGCTGCAAATTATCGTCGCTAAGCAattttatcaacattttttcattatttgtcaTGGGAGGTGCCAttgacatttgaaccactagatggtgctCAAGCACAGTTGTGTGCcagtgtgagacattagctcgGCACAGAAGCTGCCTGTATGTTTTTGCCGTGTAGCCAGCGTCACCATCTGTGggcttttttgtttatatttgccaaccaaacgcctcagtcagCGTTGGCtgccgggacgaaggctccgctgcccgaaaGATTGCAAACATCTGTCTCCCAAAAGGGGGCGTTTCCGGAAGTGCCGAAGGCGTTACTCATACGTAAACAGACATAGCGGCGTACCAgacggaggatgtttacagtgattatagcgaggATGTGGGCGATGCGCCAATAGttttggaggaggaagaaacatctggagattaaatacacaGAGAAGCAAAACAGGgagactgagactgctgcccccgcaacccggacctGCATAAGTGGACGAAAATGGATAGACATTGgacagtacactaggtccccaacttacaaacatccgacttgcgaacattcggagatacgaacgcaagctgactggtctatattttcatgtattttaccttgtagtaactccatatttatactgctacatgcttgaccagtagagggcactgtgacactgctcatgggaccaacaggtagaggaagacggtggggagagagtgtaaaggagaaatggaaagctaaattgtagctgtacgatgcaacccggacagagcgtgtgattaaagtttatgaagagttaataggcctgcttaattctacaccacccacagaacactacctcttttagaagagtctaacaacgacgaccatttgtcctttcttcaatacctcctcctcctcctcctcctccaccacaacgacgtatgatcgaccactcctcttcaaaggtaaataacatttatcattacgtattattatatcatttttattattgtttttttcattaattatccttgtttaatattaatactgcatccaaactcatatttacataaatacacatatactgtatatactgtaagtatgtgcatggctcaatcaagggtacccaagtgttacattttgggtaaaatttcaaactggtggatagaccttggtaatgttataaacacaaacttcaaacattgcaaaacacacacccaacataccagagctcgagacatcttccatttcccatagcaaccc
Encoded proteins:
- the LOC129179236 gene encoding zinc finger and SCAN domain-containing protein 21-like; the protein is MLKKLVRERLMAAAEEILAQFERTIASYEEELSRTREENERLRQQLEADSKTGGVLHSEDVQQLIGHPKEPPPEPQAGSSMLKQDDPQPPHIKEEGEELWITQEAEEADLSKLPLTVVSVKTEERGDKPPDPSRWSCPSDFQQMIDCEEELHPQPQGGGSTWRQEDAELPRVKEEGEDLWITQEVEYHQDLIKLPLTVKTEEHEDKPGESSQLHHSPGEDTRGDNMTSCEDKDNLRGPLSHHAEREGDTRTPNKHSECSKRKTGRKRLACSLCAESFSFKCYLTRHILSHTGERAFVCSVCGKRFVARVNMASHMRTHTEEHPVRCTLCGHSSSYQKSLTVQTWTPDGE